From the genome of Nicotiana sylvestris chromosome 2, ASM39365v2, whole genome shotgun sequence, one region includes:
- the LOC104215653 gene encoding uncharacterized protein isoform X2 gives MVKAVVGEEIQLKLAENRLGKSRLPSQVGLVIGNLSSKLDRGFLFDLIPTPPNDDGKPACSIIGGSVKDDRKKALKGKSQPDSSALFIDQDWVAEHARQVGRMLLGGMKVVGIYVWTNESSFKNSTITLCQTAKAVSEAAPLSEVDWDERLLVHIGYSPLRWTCRNCSLASNITSSSLRPCDFKMGKVLSTLQTFRCTFNFDLRLPISEDLISKRLADILRHGISIHAKELKSAKALIDGKLAIEDEQFDSGGLHDVEFLLPFTEDKYLEACSQKEVIGLLVFSGSICSYAYSNSKELVSQALTDIKEDIIKSLRSRLDIMCDEADRESDSKDDKTEESSNQILNGSAVLQLDLQLLRKECSLSFPRRVFLPWLADTFLCDYIQPSESVEFDLGSQGSFCRAHVYRVPERFCQDLGA, from the exons ATGGTGAAAGCAGTAGTGGGAGAAGAAATACAGCTCAAATTAGCTGAAAATCGGCTTGGCAAATCTCGACTTCCTTCTCAG GTAGGGCTTGTAATTGGGAATTTGAGTTCGAAATTAGATCGAGGATTCCTATTTGATTTAATCCCAACGCCGCCAAACGACGACGGTAAACCGGCCTGTTCCATAATCGGCGGCAGCGTAAAAGATGATCGGAAAAAGGCATTGAAAGGGAAGTCGCAGCCTGATTCTTCGGCATTGTTCATTGACCAAGATTGGGTTGCTGAACACGCTCGTCAG GTAGGGAGAATGCTATTGGGTGGCATGAAGGTGGTTGGCATCTATGTCTGGACCAATGAGAGCTCATTCAAAAATTCAACCATCACACTTTGTCAG ACTGCAAAAGCAGTTTCTGAAGCGGCCCCTCTGTCGGAAGTGGATTGGGACGAGAGATTACTTGTTCACATTGGTTACAGTCCCTTGAG GTGGACTTGTCGAAATTGCTCGCTGGCTTCAAATATTACGTCGAGTAGTCTACGACCTTGTGACTTTAAAATGGGAAAAGTTCTTAGTACCCTTCAGACATTCAGATGCACATTTAACTTTGATTTAAG GTTGCCCATTTCCGAGGATTTAATTAGCAAAAGATTGGCTGACATTCTTCGTCATGGAATTTCAATTCATGCCAAAGAGCTTAAAAGTGCCAAGGCATTGATTGATGGGAAATTG GCAATTGAAGACGAGCAATTTGATTCAGGCGGCTTACATGATGTTGAATTCCTCCTACCTTTCACGGAAGATAAGTATTTGGAAG CATGCAGCCAAAAGGAGGTAATAGGTCTTCTAGTCTTCAGTGGCTCTATCTGCTCCTATGCTTACTCAAATTCGAAGGAACTGGTTTCTCAAGCTTTGACTGACATAAAG GAAGACATAATTAAGAGTCTAAGAAGCAGATTGGATATCATGTGTGATGAGGCAGACAGAGAATCAGATTCTAAAGATGACAAAACTGAAGAGAGCAGCAACCAGATATTGAATGGGAGTGCAGTTCTGCAACTTGATTTACAGTTACTGAG AAAAGAGTGCAGCCTGTCATTTCCTCGAAGAGTATTTCTACCCTGGCTGGCTGATACATTCCTTTGTGACTATATACAACCGTCTGAATCAGTTGAG TTTGACTTAGGTTCTCAAGGATCATTTTGCCGAGCTCATGTCTATAGAGTTCCCGAACGATTCTGCCAAGATCTTGGAGCCTGA
- the LOC104215653 gene encoding uncharacterized protein isoform X1, translated as MVKAVVGEEIQLKLAENRLGKSRLPSQVGLVIGNLSSKLDRGFLFDLIPTPPNDDGKPACSIIGGSVKDDRKKALKGKSQPDSSALFIDQDWVAEHARQVGRMLLGGMKVVGIYVWTNESSFKNSTITLCQTAKAVSEAAPLSEVDWDERLLVHIGYSPLRWTCRNCSLASNITSSSLRPCDFKMGKVLSTLQTFRCTFNFDLRLPISEDLISKRLADILRHGISIHAKELKSAKALIDGKLAIEDEQFDSGGLHDVEFLLPFTEDKYLEACSQKEVIGLLVFSGSICSYAYSNSKELVSQALTDIKEDIIKSLRSRLDIMCDEADRESDSKDDKTEESSNQILNGSAVLQLDLQLLRKECSLSFPRRVFLPWLADTFLCDYIQPSESVEVLKDHFAELMSIEFPNDSAKILEPETEAPALVSTTTKSFKEVSIPYSLLPKPDTSLSRQNRAGTSLGSDQKSTKLSSFSFMIVVLVLVISIVLGVVLFVARSS; from the exons ATGGTGAAAGCAGTAGTGGGAGAAGAAATACAGCTCAAATTAGCTGAAAATCGGCTTGGCAAATCTCGACTTCCTTCTCAG GTAGGGCTTGTAATTGGGAATTTGAGTTCGAAATTAGATCGAGGATTCCTATTTGATTTAATCCCAACGCCGCCAAACGACGACGGTAAACCGGCCTGTTCCATAATCGGCGGCAGCGTAAAAGATGATCGGAAAAAGGCATTGAAAGGGAAGTCGCAGCCTGATTCTTCGGCATTGTTCATTGACCAAGATTGGGTTGCTGAACACGCTCGTCAG GTAGGGAGAATGCTATTGGGTGGCATGAAGGTGGTTGGCATCTATGTCTGGACCAATGAGAGCTCATTCAAAAATTCAACCATCACACTTTGTCAG ACTGCAAAAGCAGTTTCTGAAGCGGCCCCTCTGTCGGAAGTGGATTGGGACGAGAGATTACTTGTTCACATTGGTTACAGTCCCTTGAG GTGGACTTGTCGAAATTGCTCGCTGGCTTCAAATATTACGTCGAGTAGTCTACGACCTTGTGACTTTAAAATGGGAAAAGTTCTTAGTACCCTTCAGACATTCAGATGCACATTTAACTTTGATTTAAG GTTGCCCATTTCCGAGGATTTAATTAGCAAAAGATTGGCTGACATTCTTCGTCATGGAATTTCAATTCATGCCAAAGAGCTTAAAAGTGCCAAGGCATTGATTGATGGGAAATTG GCAATTGAAGACGAGCAATTTGATTCAGGCGGCTTACATGATGTTGAATTCCTCCTACCTTTCACGGAAGATAAGTATTTGGAAG CATGCAGCCAAAAGGAGGTAATAGGTCTTCTAGTCTTCAGTGGCTCTATCTGCTCCTATGCTTACTCAAATTCGAAGGAACTGGTTTCTCAAGCTTTGACTGACATAAAG GAAGACATAATTAAGAGTCTAAGAAGCAGATTGGATATCATGTGTGATGAGGCAGACAGAGAATCAGATTCTAAAGATGACAAAACTGAAGAGAGCAGCAACCAGATATTGAATGGGAGTGCAGTTCTGCAACTTGATTTACAGTTACTGAG AAAAGAGTGCAGCCTGTCATTTCCTCGAAGAGTATTTCTACCCTGGCTGGCTGATACATTCCTTTGTGACTATATACAACCGTCTGAATCAGTTGAG GTTCTCAAGGATCATTTTGCCGAGCTCATGTCTATAGAGTTCCCGAACGATTCTGCCAAGATCTTGGAGCCTGAAACTGAAGCTCCTGCATTGGTATCTACCACTACAAAATCGTTTAAGGAGGTGTCAATTCCATATTCCTTGCTACCGAAGCCAGACACTTCTCTCTCAAGGCAGAATAGAGCTGGTACGAGCTTGGGAAGTGACCAGAAATCTACGAAACTATCTAGTTTTAGCTTCATGATTGTTGTTTTGGTTCTTGTTATATCAATTGTTCTAGGAGTTGTGCTATTTGTTGCCAGGTCATCCTAG
- the LOC138884347 gene encoding RPW8-like protein 2 — protein MAGNLIGGAALGQAFRMLSESMSQVGQTSVCFDSNFRRLKSILQSIKPVLEDIERRNKALEGRESEIEIFKKRLEEGEKLVRKCSKIKRYNLCKRWYYSKKLADLENSTLKFFSVHGLIQTCRDRKQILVALKEEGEKLDEIYSILKNMKLDKSRLISST, from the coding sequence ATGGCGGGGAATCTCATCGGAGGTGCAGCTTTAGGACAAGCATTCAGAATGTTATCCGAATCAATGTCACAAGTTGGCCAAACTTCCGTCTGTTTCGATTCCAATTTTCGACGATTAAAGTCGATCCTACAGTCAATTAAGCCTGTGCTTGAGGATATAGAGAGACGGAACAAAGCCTTGGAAGGTAGAGAATCAGAGATTGAGATATTCAAGAAGCGATTGGAGGAAGGGGAGAAGCTTGTTCGTAAATGCTCGAAAATCAAACGTTACAATCTGTGTAAAAGGTGGTACTATTCTAAGAAATTGGCAGATCTTGAAAACTCAACACTCAAGTTCTTTTCGGTTCATGGCTTAATACAAACATGCAGAGATCGGAAACAAATACTTGTTGCACTCAAAGAAGAAGGCGAGAAGTTGGATGAAatttactcaattttgaagaaTATGAAGCTTGATAAAAGCCGACTGATCTCTTCCACATAA